From the Sinorhizobium garamanticum genome, one window contains:
- a CDS encoding HlyD family type I secretion periplasmic adaptor subunit, which yields MTAHGPQPANTTPHDDLMRRRPLPPVIAEFQSDAVELEERVPPKIARLTLYGIAALIAAAVLWASVSLIDEVVVAPGKLVTTRPTIILQPLETSIVRSIDVTTGEVVRAGQALVMLDATFSQSDFDQQRVKLAAFDAQIKRIEAELANADYSLIAGNSPEERLQVQLFGQRRAFYVAQLQNFDQQIAGQLAAIEAGKNQEVILLDRRESLTRIENARETLYKKEKGSLINFLSSRDARLDVDANLSQLRGKSAEAGHALARLRADRQAFIEDFRRTTTEQLVELRGQRDTASTELKKMELRREMVALTAPADAVVLDLAQRSVGSVVREAEPIVTLVPLNVPLEAEVEINARDIGRVTVDEEVRVKFDAYPFQKYGTASGSIRTISRDAFTPNQQDASAGQAGAPFFKARVSLGDSELRAPPGTVRLLPGMTVSAEIKVGRRTVISYFLYPLLRGLDDAIREP from the coding sequence ATGACCGCGCACGGCCCGCAACCCGCAAACACCACCCCCCACGACGACCTCATGAGACGACGCCCGCTCCCGCCCGTGATTGCGGAGTTTCAATCCGACGCGGTGGAACTGGAGGAACGCGTACCGCCGAAGATCGCTCGGCTGACGCTCTACGGTATCGCGGCACTCATCGCCGCCGCGGTACTGTGGGCTTCGGTCTCATTGATCGACGAAGTCGTCGTTGCGCCCGGCAAGCTGGTGACAACGCGGCCGACCATTATCCTGCAGCCACTCGAAACCTCCATCGTTCGTTCGATCGATGTGACGACCGGAGAGGTGGTGCGCGCGGGCCAGGCGCTCGTGATGCTGGATGCGACATTCAGCCAGTCGGATTTCGACCAGCAACGGGTAAAGCTTGCGGCATTCGATGCGCAGATAAAGCGCATCGAAGCGGAACTCGCCAACGCCGATTATTCCTTGATCGCGGGCAATTCGCCCGAGGAACGGCTGCAGGTGCAGCTCTTTGGTCAGCGGCGCGCATTTTATGTCGCTCAACTCCAGAATTTTGATCAGCAGATCGCGGGACAGCTTGCCGCAATCGAGGCTGGCAAGAATCAGGAAGTCATCCTGCTCGACCGCCGGGAGAGCCTCACGCGGATCGAGAACGCGCGCGAGACGCTCTACAAGAAAGAGAAAGGTTCGCTCATCAATTTCCTCAGTTCGCGCGATGCGCGCCTCGACGTCGATGCCAATCTGTCGCAACTGCGCGGCAAGTCAGCCGAAGCCGGACATGCCCTGGCAAGGCTTAGGGCGGATCGACAGGCGTTCATCGAGGATTTCCGTCGCACAACGACGGAGCAACTCGTGGAGTTGCGCGGACAGCGTGATACGGCGAGCACGGAATTGAAGAAGATGGAGTTGCGCCGCGAGATGGTGGCACTGACCGCACCCGCCGACGCCGTCGTGCTCGATCTTGCCCAACGCTCGGTCGGCTCGGTCGTGCGCGAGGCGGAGCCGATCGTCACGCTGGTACCTCTCAATGTGCCGCTCGAAGCCGAGGTCGAGATCAATGCCCGCGATATCGGTCGCGTTACCGTCGACGAGGAGGTCCGCGTCAAATTCGACGCGTATCCGTTCCAGAAATACGGCACCGCGTCCGGCTCCATCCGGACAATCAGCCGCGACGCCTTCACGCCAAATCAGCAGGACGCTTCAGCGGGTCAGGCAGGGGCTCCGTTCTTCAAAGCGCGCGTTTCGCTTGGCGACAGCGAGCTCCGTGCGCCGCCCGGGACCGTCCGCCTTCTGCCCGGCATGACGGTATCTGCAGAGATCAAGGTCGGCCGTCGAACCGTTATTTCCTACTTCCTCTATCCGCTGCTGCGAGGCCTCGACGACGCAATCCGCGAGCCTTGA
- a CDS encoding adenylate/guanylate cyclase domain-containing protein, with amino-acid sequence MERKLAAIVAGDIVGYTRLMSEDESSTYAALRAALSELIIPAVEKHGGRTFKTTGDGFLATFPSVNEALDAAIEIQNGFVERPFNLRVGINLGDVIEDNGDMFGDGVNVASRLEAMAAPASIFVSEAVVRSADRSRSKLFYSIGRRQAKNITEPLAVYAVRLEPEPARGRGWIGRMALRRRAALPVAVVAAGLVAVAAFTQLPALRTIGADLTDGLVRLAGGEPVDARPTVAVLPFDNMSGEAGQAYFADGLTEDIIANLARNPELQVIARNSTFALRGQAEDIRRIGERLGAGYVVEGSARRAGDKLRVVAQLIDARSGAHLWSRTYDRRVEDVFAVQTDLTAEIVSHLVSYVRQSEVSNVAERPTENLQAYDLVLKARDRYKHGSKDAEALMAARALLHRALELDPGYAAARANLGMTYIVDFMQNLSGRATRTDVETGLSEARQAVRLDPNLAVGYQVLSFGLSVAGDYAGAMQAAQRAVELNPNDPDSLMALAKAQVRFGSYDEAVRNAGRARRLHPMAPEYYTYVYGQALYAAGRLDEADQVLRECLIRAPREADCLLIHTAVLTRRGDVQGARRAMAQLTEVDPQFSLAAERANRRFGNSPLMDEFLWQLAEARAPDVTSGVRRPPAGPNL; translated from the coding sequence ATGGAACGCAAACTCGCAGCAATCGTAGCGGGCGATATCGTCGGCTATACGCGACTGATGTCCGAGGACGAATCCTCGACCTACGCGGCCTTGCGCGCGGCCCTCAGCGAACTGATCATCCCGGCCGTCGAGAAGCACGGCGGCCGCACCTTCAAGACCACCGGCGACGGCTTCCTGGCGACCTTCCCGAGCGTCAACGAGGCGCTCGATGCGGCGATCGAAATCCAGAACGGCTTCGTCGAGCGGCCGTTCAACCTGCGTGTCGGCATTAACCTCGGCGACGTCATAGAAGACAATGGCGACATGTTCGGTGACGGTGTCAACGTCGCGTCCAGGCTGGAAGCCATGGCAGCGCCGGCCAGCATTTTCGTGAGCGAGGCCGTGGTCCGCAGCGCCGACCGGAGCCGCAGCAAGCTCTTCTACAGTATCGGGCGAAGGCAGGCCAAGAACATAACCGAGCCACTCGCCGTCTACGCCGTCCGGCTCGAGCCAGAGCCAGCGCGCGGCCGGGGCTGGATAGGGCGGATGGCGCTCCGCCGGCGTGCCGCTCTGCCTGTTGCGGTCGTGGCCGCGGGGCTCGTCGCCGTCGCCGCTTTCACCCAACTGCCCGCATTGCGGACGATCGGCGCGGATCTGACCGACGGCCTCGTGCGTCTCGCGGGCGGTGAACCTGTCGACGCCCGGCCGACCGTGGCGGTGCTGCCCTTTGACAATATGAGTGGCGAAGCCGGTCAGGCCTATTTCGCCGACGGACTGACCGAGGACATCATCGCCAACCTGGCGCGAAACCCCGAGCTTCAGGTGATCGCGCGTAACTCAACCTTTGCGCTCCGCGGCCAGGCGGAGGACATCCGCAGGATCGGCGAAAGGCTGGGCGCCGGCTATGTGGTCGAAGGCAGCGCTAGGCGCGCCGGCGATAAGCTTCGCGTGGTGGCGCAGCTCATCGATGCACGCAGCGGCGCCCATCTCTGGTCGCGCACCTATGACCGGCGCGTCGAAGACGTCTTCGCGGTCCAGACCGATCTGACCGCCGAGATCGTCTCACATCTGGTGTCCTATGTGCGCCAGTCGGAAGTATCGAACGTCGCCGAACGCCCGACCGAAAACCTTCAGGCCTACGACCTCGTCCTCAAGGCGCGTGACCGCTACAAGCACGGCTCGAAGGATGCCGAAGCGCTGATGGCCGCGCGTGCGCTGCTTCATCGTGCCCTCGAGCTCGATCCCGGCTACGCCGCGGCGCGCGCCAATCTCGGCATGACCTATATCGTCGACTTCATGCAGAACCTCAGCGGCAGGGCGACCCGGACTGATGTGGAAACCGGTCTCAGCGAGGCGCGCCAGGCCGTTCGGCTCGATCCCAATCTCGCGGTCGGCTATCAGGTCCTGAGCTTCGGGCTTTCGGTCGCCGGCGATTACGCCGGCGCCATGCAGGCCGCGCAACGGGCGGTCGAACTCAATCCGAACGACCCGGACAGCCTGATGGCGCTGGCAAAAGCGCAGGTCCGTTTCGGGAGCTACGACGAGGCGGTGCGCAACGCCGGGCGGGCGCGGCGGCTGCATCCGATGGCACCGGAATACTACACCTATGTCTACGGCCAGGCGCTCTACGCCGCCGGGCGGCTCGATGAAGCCGACCAGGTCTTGCGGGAGTGCCTGATCCGCGCACCGCGCGAGGCGGATTGCCTGCTGATCCACACGGCAGTCCTCACCCGGCGTGGAGACGTGCAGGGCGCGCGGCGCGCGATGGCACAGCTCACCGAGGTGGACCCTCAGTTCTCACTCGCCGCGGAGCGTGCCAATCGTCGCTTTGGCAATTCTCCGCTCATGGATGAATTCCTCTGGCAGCTTGCGGAAGCCAGGGCTCCGGACGTCACAAGCGGCGTCCGGCGCCCGCCGGCCGGGCCAAATCTGTAG
- a CDS encoding type II toxin-antitoxin system VapC family toxin yields MKVVLLDTHTWAWSLTGDARLSAKATALITEADSVFVSPISFLEIGQKVRIGKWPEMEPFVNDLPSFLEQQGGRVAALAPEICLKGATLAWEHRDPFDRLLAASALDLGMPLISADEVFDTLPAVSRMW; encoded by the coding sequence GTGAAGGTTGTGCTTCTCGACACCCATACATGGGCATGGTCGCTGACCGGCGACGCGCGCCTATCTGCCAAGGCAACCGCTCTCATCACGGAGGCCGACAGCGTTTTCGTCAGCCCGATCAGTTTTTTGGAGATCGGGCAGAAGGTTCGCATCGGCAAGTGGCCGGAGATGGAGCCATTCGTCAATGATTTGCCCAGTTTTCTGGAGCAGCAAGGCGGCAGAGTTGCCGCCCTGGCGCCGGAAATTTGTTTGAAAGGGGCAACTCTTGCGTGGGAGCATCGCGACCCGTTCGACCGTCTGCTGGCAGCAAGTGCGCTGGATCTTGGGATGCCGCTGATTTCAGCGGACGAGGTTTTCGACACGCTCCCTGCCGTTAGCCGTATGTGGTGA
- a CDS encoding type II toxin-antitoxin system Phd/YefM family antitoxin: MQVTIHNAKTNLSKLIEAAKAGEEVVIAKGKTPVARIVAIPQNKFTIGLLKGKVAGDGPDFFEPMSEDELALWEGKA; this comes from the coding sequence ATGCAGGTTACAATCCATAACGCCAAAACGAACCTGTCCAAACTTATTGAGGCGGCGAAGGCTGGCGAAGAAGTTGTCATCGCCAAGGGCAAGACTCCTGTTGCCCGGATCGTTGCCATCCCGCAAAACAAGTTCACGATCGGGCTGCTGAAAGGCAAGGTTGCAGGAGACGGGCCGGATTTCTTCGAGCCTATGAGTGAGGATGAACTGGCGCTTTGGGAAGGCAAAGCGTGA
- a CDS encoding LacI family DNA-binding transcriptional regulator has translation MERKTNLKEVAREAGVSLSTASHALNGTAPLTVEVRERVLESARRLGYLESRRKKATIAALRVVLLALTSDAAPQSDLNMVSWTILNGLRRECERRGIRIVPFVSASTRLDPAEVRDQAQGENVDGIIVLNDDRPELIRALSGAGKSMVILNGEDPSMLVDTVTVENRFGARLGTEHLLSLGHRRILHLTWQGRTTIRRRYDGYVDAHLVAGLPAPENMVVVAESYEPRHGEQVIRSLLETDRKLRGATAIFCAADNLALGCLKALVEAGIRVPQDVSVLGFDDIVPGEFSSPPLSTIQMPADRLGAAALSLLEQRLIANDLLRPAHRLELGCRLILRGSIAPPRR, from the coding sequence GTGGAGCGAAAGACGAATCTCAAGGAGGTGGCGCGCGAGGCGGGGGTTTCGCTTAGCACCGCATCGCATGCGCTGAACGGAACCGCGCCACTGACGGTCGAAGTGCGCGAGCGGGTGCTCGAGTCCGCGCGCCGGCTCGGCTATCTTGAAAGCCGGCGGAAGAAGGCGACCATCGCCGCGCTGCGCGTCGTCCTCCTCGCTTTGACCAGCGATGCGGCGCCGCAGAGCGACCTCAACATGGTGAGCTGGACGATCCTCAATGGCCTGCGGCGCGAATGCGAAAGGCGAGGCATCCGCATCGTGCCTTTCGTCAGCGCCAGCACGCGGCTTGATCCTGCCGAGGTGCGGGATCAGGCGCAGGGCGAAAACGTCGACGGCATCATCGTCCTGAACGACGACCGGCCGGAGCTCATCCGGGCGCTTTCCGGCGCCGGCAAGTCGATGGTGATCCTCAACGGCGAAGATCCCTCCATGCTGGTCGATACCGTAACGGTCGAGAACCGCTTCGGGGCGCGGCTCGGCACCGAGCATCTTCTTTCGCTCGGCCACCGCCGCATCCTGCATCTGACATGGCAGGGACGCACCACCATCCGCCGGCGCTACGACGGCTATGTCGATGCCCATCTGGTTGCGGGCCTGCCCGCGCCCGAGAACATGGTCGTGGTCGCCGAAAGCTACGAGCCACGCCACGGCGAGCAGGTGATCCGCTCCCTTCTGGAAACAGACCGTAAGCTGCGTGGAGCCACCGCGATCTTCTGTGCGGCCGACAATCTCGCGCTCGGCTGCCTGAAGGCGCTCGTTGAGGCCGGCATCCGCGTGCCACAGGACGTTTCGGTCCTCGGCTTCGACGATATTGTTCCGGGCGAGTTCAGCTCCCCGCCCTTGAGCACGATTCAGATGCCGGCCGATCGGCTCGGCGCTGCGGCGCTGTCGTTGCTTGAGCAAAGGCTGATCGCCAACGATCTGCTCCGCCCGGCGCACCGGCTGGAGCTCGGTTGCCGGCTGATCCTCAGGGGCAGCATCGCGCCGCCCCGGAGGTGA
- a CDS encoding carbohydrate ABC transporter permease yields MHGTFNAIGFLTRTRRPGRIDVTDILSWLWLIGGTLAVLVPVVWAGLSSLKPEAEITRFPPTLLPRAAVQVEVQGFDKPLSLWNVSVDGETREMAMVRRIGLKAQMVDPENPGKPISVDTKSISPVQRLTVATENYTDPLTRFNFLTFLKNSVFVTVVATLLTLIVNALAAFALSKYRFRGDKAIFVLIISTLMIPLTVVMVPAYLVIVGVGLVDNLWGVIIPTVASPTGVFLLRQYMLTIPEELIEAARVDAASEFRIFWRIVLPLTAPALAVLAIFSVLWRWNDFLWPLIVLSSRENFTLQVGLNAFQGEFSVQWHYILAMTFLSLVPVTLVFLFLQRYITTGIAGTGMK; encoded by the coding sequence ATGCACGGCACGTTCAACGCCATCGGCTTTCTCACCCGCACCCGGCGCCCCGGCCGGATCGACGTCACCGACATCCTCTCCTGGCTGTGGCTGATCGGCGGCACGCTCGCCGTCCTCGTGCCCGTCGTCTGGGCCGGCTTGTCTTCGCTGAAACCCGAGGCGGAGATCACCCGCTTTCCGCCGACGCTGCTGCCGCGCGCGGCGGTGCAGGTGGAGGTCCAGGGCTTCGACAAGCCCCTAAGTCTCTGGAACGTGTCGGTCGACGGCGAAACGCGGGAAATGGCGATGGTCCGCCGCATCGGCCTCAAGGCGCAAATGGTCGATCCGGAAAATCCCGGCAAGCCCATCAGCGTCGACACGAAGAGCATTTCTCCGGTCCAGCGCCTGACGGTCGCGACGGAGAACTACACCGATCCGCTGACGCGCTTCAACTTCCTGACCTTCCTCAAGAATTCGGTCTTCGTCACCGTCGTCGCGACGCTGCTGACCCTCATCGTCAACGCGCTGGCGGCCTTCGCGCTCTCCAAATACCGCTTCCGCGGCGACAAGGCGATTTTCGTGCTCATCATCTCGACGCTGATGATCCCGCTCACCGTCGTGATGGTGCCGGCCTATCTCGTCATCGTCGGCGTCGGTCTCGTAGACAATCTTTGGGGCGTGATCATCCCCACGGTCGCTTCGCCCACGGGCGTCTTCCTGCTGAGACAATACATGCTCACCATTCCCGAAGAACTGATCGAGGCGGCGCGCGTCGATGCAGCGAGCGAGTTCCGCATCTTCTGGCGCATCGTCCTGCCGCTGACGGCCCCCGCGCTCGCCGTTCTGGCGATCTTCTCGGTCCTCTGGCGCTGGAACGACTTTCTGTGGCCCTTGATCGTGCTCAGCAGCCGCGAGAACTTCACGCTGCAGGTCGGCCTCAATGCCTTCCAGGGCGAGTTCTCGGTGCAATGGCACTATATCCTGGCCATGACTTTCCTTAGCCTCGTGCCCGTGACGCTCGTGTTCCTCTTCCTCCAGCGCTACATCACGACCGGGATTGCCGGAACGGGAATGAAGTAG
- a CDS encoding carbohydrate ABC transporter permease has protein sequence MIRSTGLADRALDLAMAFVEAPINAVERLIGKRRMPYLFLAPNLVLFGIFTFLPIAIAIGYAFTGGTELLISNRPFVGLDNFRKLLSCTDYLTPGSCGESLFWTAIWNTLWFVGFNVVATLLVALITALILNRAIAARGFFRAMFFYPVLLSPVVIGLIWKWFLDRNGLLNAFLQMLGVPPEIFLLDVGWSRFFVVVVSVWFHMGFYTLILLAGLQAIPKDLYEAAAIDAATPSRTLFRITLPLLGPNLLVVLILLMIRSVQIFDEAWVLTNGGGPGTANTFLVQYIYQTAFAGDLRLFGLAAAASVLMGLVLLVLTLAQLRLGKKVES, from the coding sequence ATGATCCGGTCGACAGGACTCGCGGACCGTGCGCTCGACCTCGCCATGGCGTTCGTCGAGGCGCCGATCAACGCCGTCGAGCGGCTGATCGGCAAGCGGCGGATGCCCTATCTATTCCTCGCGCCGAACCTTGTCCTCTTCGGCATCTTCACCTTCCTGCCGATCGCGATCGCCATTGGCTACGCCTTCACTGGCGGCACCGAGCTCCTGATCTCGAACCGCCCCTTCGTCGGCCTCGACAATTTCCGCAAGCTTCTCTCCTGTACCGACTATCTTACGCCGGGAAGTTGCGGGGAATCGCTCTTCTGGACGGCGATCTGGAACACGCTCTGGTTCGTCGGCTTCAATGTGGTTGCCACGCTTCTGGTCGCCCTCATCACCGCGCTGATCCTCAATCGCGCGATCGCCGCTCGCGGCTTCTTCCGGGCGATGTTCTTCTACCCGGTTCTTCTGTCGCCCGTCGTCATCGGCCTCATCTGGAAATGGTTCCTCGACCGCAATGGACTGCTCAATGCGTTCTTGCAGATGCTCGGCGTGCCGCCGGAAATCTTCCTTCTCGACGTCGGCTGGTCGCGCTTCTTCGTCGTCGTGGTCTCGGTCTGGTTCCACATGGGCTTCTACACGCTGATCCTGCTCGCCGGGCTGCAGGCAATCCCCAAGGATCTTTACGAGGCGGCCGCGATCGACGCCGCCACGCCGTCGCGCACCTTGTTCCGGATAACCTTGCCGCTCCTCGGCCCGAACCTGCTCGTCGTTCTGATCCTGTTGATGATCCGCTCGGTCCAGATCTTCGACGAGGCCTGGGTGCTGACCAATGGCGGCGGCCCGGGCACGGCCAATACCTTTCTCGTCCAGTACATCTACCAGACGGCCTTTGCCGGCGACTTGAGACTGTTCGGCCTTGCCGCGGCCGCATCCGTCCTCATGGGACTGGTGCTTCTGGTGCTCACCCTCGCGCAATTGCGCCTGGGGAAAAAGGTGGAGTCCTGA
- a CDS encoding ABC transporter ATP-binding protein, translating into MGDLKLTKLNKSFGAVAALNDVNLEIDNGEFVVFVGPSGCGKSTLLRIIAGLEDITSGAIAIGGRDVGGLSPAERKIAMVFQSYALYPHMSVRKNLAFGLENLKFKRAEIEARITEAARMLAIEPYLDRKPRQLSGGQRQRVAIGRAIVREPAIFLFDEPLSNLDAALRVQTRAEITKLHRQMKTTMIYVTHDQVEAMTMADKIVVLRAGRIEQVGTPLELFDHPRNLFVAGFLGSPRMNILKCKVVIGDDRSVRVDVGYPTLLRTEADLASVSAGQEVLAGIRPAHFALTDGEGLPFEVQYHESLGTETYVYGNLQGKAEQVIVHQPGHFAPAPGAVLRIMPEEGRLHVFDPASELALARRSREELR; encoded by the coding sequence ATGGGAGATCTCAAGCTTACGAAGCTCAACAAGTCGTTCGGCGCGGTGGCCGCGCTCAACGACGTGAACCTTGAAATCGACAATGGCGAATTCGTCGTCTTCGTCGGTCCGTCCGGCTGCGGCAAGTCGACGCTTCTGCGCATCATCGCCGGTCTCGAGGACATCACCTCGGGGGCGATCGCGATCGGCGGGCGGGATGTCGGCGGGCTGTCGCCCGCCGAGCGGAAGATCGCCATGGTTTTCCAGTCCTACGCCCTCTACCCGCATATGAGCGTCAGAAAGAACCTCGCCTTCGGGCTCGAGAACCTGAAGTTCAAGCGCGCCGAGATCGAGGCGCGGATCACCGAGGCCGCCCGCATGCTGGCGATCGAACCCTATCTCGACCGCAAGCCGCGGCAGCTTTCCGGCGGCCAGCGCCAGCGCGTTGCGATTGGCCGGGCAATCGTGCGCGAGCCTGCCATCTTCCTCTTCGACGAGCCGCTATCGAACCTCGACGCGGCGCTCCGCGTCCAGACGCGCGCTGAGATCACGAAGCTGCATCGCCAGATGAAGACGACGATGATCTATGTCACGCACGACCAGGTCGAGGCCATGACCATGGCCGACAAGATCGTCGTGCTTCGGGCGGGCCGCATCGAGCAGGTGGGAACGCCGCTCGAACTCTTCGACCATCCGCGCAATCTCTTCGTCGCCGGCTTTCTCGGCTCGCCGCGGATGAACATCCTCAAGTGCAAGGTCGTGATCGGCGACGATCGCAGCGTGCGGGTGGACGTCGGCTACCCGACCCTGCTGCGCACCGAGGCCGATCTTGCCAGCGTCTCCGCCGGACAGGAGGTTCTCGCCGGCATCCGCCCGGCGCATTTCGCGCTCACTGATGGCGAAGGCCTGCCTTTCGAGGTGCAATACCACGAAAGCCTCGGCACCGAGACCTATGTCTACGGCAACCTTCAGGGGAAGGCGGAGCAGGTCATCGTCCACCAGCCCGGCCATTTCGCGCCCGCACCCGGCGCCGTTCTCAGGATCATGCCGGAGGAGGGTCGCCTGCATGTCTTCGATCCTGCAAGCGAGCTGGCGCTTGCCCGCCGCAGCCGGGAGGAGCTGAGATGA
- a CDS encoding glycoside hydrolase family 28 protein: MTVPQQFSIAATGHDATAAIQSAIDAAAARGGGRVSLAAGEHVAGGLRLKSGVEFHLAEGALLRPIPDYEAYRDTTVGVIAEKSNRGMIVAHDADNVRITGPGRIEAGGEHFITGDDAAVGTFIPAEFRPRVVVLERCRNVAFDGFHVAGSPMWTLHLADCEDIAIRNVTIANDRRLPNTDGMVLDACRRVLIEDCEISTADDGICLKTSAGPDGKAIGTCENVMVRRSTVSSLSCALKLGTESYGDFNTIVFEDCKVVRSNRGLGLFSRDGGHMRNIRFSRIAVDCRETPDGFWGSGEALTVTVVDRRPEWRAGAVENLVVEDITGRMEGAINLVSVSEAGIHDIALRRITLAQEPGSLGTGLHYDLRPTFADLAPSADAAGRANAWTRGADGRIVGLVDYPDGMPAVYLKGVRGLSTREVAVKRPARLPEGWNATNIIEELT, encoded by the coding sequence CAATCCAGTCGGCGATCGACGCGGCGGCCGCCCGCGGCGGCGGTCGCGTGTCGCTTGCCGCCGGCGAGCACGTGGCCGGCGGACTGCGATTGAAGAGCGGCGTCGAATTCCATCTCGCCGAAGGCGCGCTGCTCCGCCCCATTCCAGACTACGAGGCTTATCGCGACACGACCGTTGGCGTCATCGCCGAAAAATCAAACCGGGGCATGATCGTCGCGCACGACGCCGACAATGTGCGGATTACCGGTCCGGGTCGGATCGAGGCAGGGGGCGAGCATTTCATCACCGGCGACGATGCGGCGGTCGGCACCTTCATCCCGGCGGAGTTCCGCCCGCGTGTGGTCGTGCTCGAACGATGCCGCAACGTCGCCTTCGACGGCTTTCATGTCGCCGGTTCGCCGATGTGGACGCTGCACCTCGCCGATTGCGAGGACATCGCCATCCGCAATGTCACGATCGCCAATGACAGGCGCCTGCCGAACACCGACGGCATGGTGCTCGATGCCTGCCGGCGCGTGCTGATCGAGGACTGCGAGATCTCGACCGCCGACGACGGCATCTGCCTGAAGACGAGTGCCGGCCCGGACGGCAAGGCGATCGGGACCTGCGAGAATGTCATGGTCCGGCGCTCTACCGTATCGAGCCTGAGCTGCGCGCTCAAACTGGGGACGGAGTCCTACGGCGATTTCAACACTATCGTCTTCGAGGATTGCAAGGTCGTGCGGTCCAATCGGGGGCTAGGCCTCTTCTCGCGCGACGGCGGCCATATGAGAAATATCCGCTTCTCCAGGATCGCGGTCGATTGCCGCGAAACGCCCGACGGCTTCTGGGGCTCGGGCGAGGCGCTGACCGTGACGGTCGTCGATCGGCGCCCGGAGTGGAGGGCAGGTGCCGTCGAGAACCTGGTGGTGGAGGACATCACCGGTCGCATGGAGGGTGCGATCAACCTCGTATCCGTCTCGGAGGCTGGCATCCACGATATCGCACTTCGCCGGATCACACTCGCGCAGGAGCCCGGTTCGCTTGGCACCGGCCTGCACTACGATTTGCGGCCGACCTTTGCGGACTTGGCCCCGAGTGCCGATGCTGCGGGGCGGGCGAACGCCTGGACGCGCGGTGCCGACGGAAGGATCGTCGGGCTTGTCGACTATCCGGACGGCATGCCCGCGGTCTATCTCAAGGGCGTGCGAGGATTGTCCACGCGGGAGGTGGCGGTGAAGCGTCCGGCACGATTGCCGGAAGGCTGGAATGCGACGAATATCATCGAAGAATTGACCTGA